The sequence below is a genomic window from Terriglobales bacterium.
AGTTCGCAAGCGTCACGTGACCGGTGTCGAGCCCGCGGACGACCATGGTCGCCGCTTGCAGCCCGACATTTCCCGAAACCGCCGAAATCACCGGCATAAACGATGCCAGCAGAATCACTTGCCGGAGCACGTTGTCGAACTGCGCAATGATGCCGCCCGCACCCAGCTCGATCAACATCGTACCCAGCAGCCACGGCAGGCGCAGACGCGCGACCTGCGCCGGCGTGCGGCGGTCCATTTCGGCCGCGTCGGCGCCGATCAGGCTGGCAATGTCCTCGTTGAACTCCTCGGCGACCACGTCGAGCACGTCGTCTACGGTAACGATGCCCAGCGGCCGTTCCTGCGCGTCGGTGACCGGGACCGCCGGAAGGTCGTAGCGGGAGATGATCTGGGCCACCTCCTGCTGATCGGTTTCCGGGTGCACTGCGACAACGTCGCGCGTCATGATCTCGGCAATGGGCTGCTCCGGACGCGCGCGCAACAAGTCGCGGATACTGAAAACGCCTGCGAGCCGGTCGGCGCCGTCGAGCACATAGACGGCGGCAATCGTCTCCGCGGTCGCGGCGCTGGCGCGCACATAGTCGAGCGCGCGACCGGCCGAGATGCCGAGGGGCACCGCCGCAAAGCGCGTCGACATCAGGCGTCCGGCCGTCTGCTCCGGATAGTCGAGCAGTTGCCTGACGTCGCGAGCGTTGCCGTTGGGCATGAGCGCGAGCAGTTGGCGGCCTTCATCGCCTGCTTCCGAGACGATTTCGGCCGCCTCGTCGGCCGGCAGCCGGTTGAGCAGTGCCACTACGCGAGCCGGCGGCGACGTGCGCAGCAGGTACTCGCAGGTCGCCGGCGCGGCGTGCGTGAGCGCCTCGGCGGCGCACGCGTTGTCGAGCAGGCGAAACACCTGTTCCGCCTCAGGCAAGGTGAGTTCGTCGAGGACCACCGCGACATCCGACGGATGCAGGCCGCCAACAAGCTTCCCGATGGCCGCCGGATCCAGCGATCTTCCGCGATGCCCCAGGGCTTCGCGCAGATTTTCAATGAGTGTTTCGCGCACAGTCATCTCCCTTCGAGCGACGGCACGAGCAGGGAAGCGCGAGAAGCGAAAGGCGAGAGTTGTGCCCCGCGTCTCGACCAGGCTGGCGGGCCTTGTCGGACGAGGGCGGTCAGGAAACGAGCGTCCTCAACGGATAAGGTCGGTCAGCGTTGTTGGTTCCAGCACCTACTGCCGTCGTCGGTCATGTTCAAACTCTGTTGGCATAGTAACGGCTGCCGCGCGCAGGCGTCTATCGGACTTTGGTGGCATTTTTCGCACGGGAGTGATCGCTCCTTCGAAACCGGCGTTTAGAATTGCAGCGTGCCCGGGTGGCGAAACTGGCAGACGCACGGGACTTAAAATCCCGAGGCCCCAAAAGGGCCGTGACGGTTCGACTCCGTCCCCGGGCACCAAACCTGGTCCCCCAATGACAAGCCCACCTCCAGACGACAGAGATCGGCCCAGGACAGATGTGGGCCCGTTGCTGTTCGTCAGTAAAACCGGAAGCTTCCTTCGACGTTGATCTGCACCGCAACCTCGATGCTGTCTTTGCGCCTAAACCGGAGTTCGAGGAAGCAACGTCACGGGCGCGGGAAGAAATGTTTTCAGCCGACTCGCCCCTGGCCGGAAATGAGGGGACGAGTTGGCCGGCAGCCATCGAGCGGAGAACGACGCTCCCAGTCAGAGTTGCGGAAAGCGTTTCAGTGGCTGGCCCGGCTGTGTTAGGTTCGTGCTTCTCTCCTATGCGACCCAACCTCGTGCGCCGCCTGCTGGCGCTGCTGCTGTGTGCGGCAGTGCTTCTTCCCCTCGAATTCCTCTTCAGTTGGGGCAATGAAGGACACCTGCTGATCAGCGGTGTGGCCGCGCGCCATGTCCCGAAGAGCATGCCGCTGTTCTTTCGCACGGCGTCGGCGCGGGCTCGCATCGAGTACCTGGGACCGGAGCCGGACCGGTGGCGCTTCAACACCGAGCCCGAGCTGAAGCAGTCGCAGGAGCCCGACCACTACCTGAATCTGGAAACGATCGCCGGCATACCGCTGCCGCCGGGACGCTACGACTTCTATCGCAAGCTGGAAGAGAAGCGCGCGGCCGCGGTCGCCGCCGGCGCCAAGCCGGCCGAGGTCGAGGCGCTTCTGCCCGAACACGTGGGCTTGCAGCCCTACATCGCCATGGAGATCTACGGGCGGCTGAAGGTCGCCTTCCGCGAGTATCGGCGCCTGCGCCGGGAGAAGAAACCCACGCTTCCCGCCGAGCAGAACGCCGTTTTCTACGCCGGATGGCTCGGGCACTACGTGGCCGACGCCTCGCAGCCGCTGCACGCCACCGTTCATTACAACGGCTGGACCGGCCCGAATCCCAACGGCTACACCACCGACAAGAAGACGCACTGGAACTTCGAAGGCCAGTTTGTCCAGAACCATCTCAAGGATCTCCAGAACATCGGCGATCGCCTTAAACCGCCGGTGAAGCTCCAGCATCCGTTCGACGATTACATGGCCTACATCCGCGAGTCCAACGGCCAGGTGAAACGGCTCTACCAGTTGGAAAAAACCGGCGCGTTCAAGGACGCCGGAACGCCGGAAGGCGTGGAGTTTGTCCGCGCGCGCATGGCCGCCGGCGCGCAGATGCTGCTGAACCTGTGGTACACGGCGTGGCTGGAGAGCGCGGTCGAGCCGCCGAATCCATTTGCCGAGCCCGCCAGGCCGGCCGCGCCGGGACAGAAAGCGCGCGCCAGCGGCGCCAAGCCGGTGTCTAAGGGTGCAGGCACGGCGTCTGGGAAGGCTGGGCCGAAGACGCCGGCGCCGATGAAGCCGGAAAATCCGGGGCCGCCGCCGAAGTAACTTTCAGGTAAACTGGTCACCTCGCCATGAAGAAGTCCGCTTCGTTCGCCGCACTGGTGTTGTGTCTGTTTTGTCTGCCTTCGCAGTTTTCCGCGCGCGGTGCAGCCGCGCGCGTCGCGGCGGCCGTGGATTCGTCTGGCCCCGCTCCCGTCCTGCTCAACGTGATGGAGCAGGAGCTGAAGCGGGCGATGGGCGCGCTGTCGAAGGCCGACCCGGCGCCCTACTACCTGAGCTACGCCGCCACCGACAAGAACAACATCACCATCGTGGGCTCGCATGGCGCGCTGATGAGCACCACCGTGCGCCACACCCGCATGGTTGACGTTTCGGTGCGCGTGGCCGGGCCGGAGCTGGACAACACGCACGGCGAGAGCCGCGGCTCGGGCATTGCCAACGCGCTGCTGCCGCTGAACGACGATCCTGACGCCATCGCCCGCGTCCTCTGGCAGACCACCGACAAGGAATACAAGACCGCGGCCCGCGCTTACCTCCAGGTGAAGACCAACACCGCCGTGCGCGCGCAGGAAGAGGACACCTCGGCCGATTTCTCCAGGGAGCAGCCCGAGTCGCGCGTGGCCGCGGTCAGGCCGCCGCCGCGCATTGACGTGGGCGCCTGGGAGCAGAAGCTGCGCAAGTTCTCGGCGGTCTTCCGCGCGCATCCTGACGTGTACGGCTCGTCGGTCACGCTGGTGGTGGACGACACGGCGCGCTACTTCGTTTCCAGCGAAGGCAGCCGCATCGTGAGCCATCGTCCCAGCGCGCGGCTCATCGCGGTCGCCGAAACCCGCGCCAATGACGGCATGGAGCTGCTGCGCTCGGAGAACTTCGACGACGCCACCCTCGACCGCCTGCCCTCCGACGCCGAAGTGATGGCGCGCATCGAGAAGATGGCTGGCGACCTGGAGAAGCTGCGCGTGGCGCCGGTCGTGGAGCCCTACAACGGCCCGGCGCTGCTCTCGGGACGCGCCGCCGCCGTGTTCTTCCACGAAGTGCTCGGGCATCGCGTGGAGGGGCACCGCCAGCGCGGCATCCAGGAAGGCCAGACGTTCACGAAAAAACTTAACCAGCAGGTCCTGCCCGCATTTCTCAGCGTGGTTGACGATCCCACCGTGCAGCAGCTCAATGGCGTGGACCTGAGCGGCAGCTACGACTACGACGAAGAGGGCGTGCGCGCGCGCAAGGTCGAAGTGGTGCGCGACGGAGTGCTGAAGGACTTCCTGCTCTCGCGGCTGCCGATCCACGGCTTTGAAAACTCCAACGGCCACGGCCGCGGCGAAGCGGGCATGATGCCGGTGGGACGGCAGGGCAATCTGATCGTCAGCTCCACGCAAACGCTCTCCGATTCGCAACTGCGCGCCCGCTTCATCGAAGAGTTGAAGAAGCAGAACAAGCCCTACGGCCTCTACTTTGAGGACATCGCCGGCGGATTTACGCTGACCACGCGCCAGTTGCCGCAGGCCTTCCAGATCCTGCCGCTGATGGTGTGGCGCGTTTACGCCGACGGACGCCCTGACGAGCTGGTGCGCGGCGTGGACATTGTGGGCACGCCGCTGGCGGCGCTCACGCGCATCATCGCCGCCGGCGACAAGCAGCAGGTGTTTAATGGCGTGTGCGGCGCCGAATCCGGCGCCGTGCCGGTTGCGGCGGTGGCGCCGGCGCTGCTGTTCTCGGAAATCGAAGTGCAGAAGCGCCGCCAGACGCAGGACCGCCCGCCCATCCTGCCGGCGCCCGGCGCGCCGGTAAAGAAGGCCGGCGCAAGAGACGCCGCGCCCACAGCGCCGTCGGCGCCGGGGAAGGGAGGCCGGCCGTGACGCGCGCCTGCCAAGCCGCCATCCGCGGCGCGTTGCTGATCTGCCTGCTGTCGCCGGCCGCGCCGCTACTCGCTCAAAAAGCAACAGCAAAATCGGCCGACCAAAAACCGCCTGCCGCCGCGCCGGCCCCCGTGCCCGCCGCCGATCCGGTGCTCGAAGCCATGCAGGCGGAACTGGCGCGCTCCAGGGACCAGCTGCAGCTGGAGCAGATGCAGCGGCCGTACTACATCGAGTACGTCGTCACCGATCTGGACCTCTACACGGCCGAGGCCGCCTTCGGGGCGGTGCGCGTGGAGCAGCGCCAGCGCGCGCGCCTGCTGCGCGCGGTGGTCCGCATTGGCGACTACAAACAGGACAGCTACTTCGGCGCCGGCCAGGGCTCGATTGACCTCATGCCAATTGACGGCGACGTCCAGGCGCTGCGCCACCAGCTCTGGCTCGCCACCGACAAGGCGTACAAGATGGCCATCGAAGCCTTCACGCGCAAGCAGGCGGCGCTGAAGCAGTTTGAGAGCGCCACCACGCCGTCTGACGATTTCTCGCACGAGGAGCCGGCCTTCTACGAGGCGCCGGTGCAGAAGCTTGACTTCGACGCGGCGAAGTGGCGCGGGCTGCTCGAGTCGGCCACCGCGCTCTATCGCAGCGATCCTGACGTGCAGCTGCTTGTCGCCCACGCCATGTTCCGCGAGCAGACGCGCTACCTGGTGAACAGCGAAGGTACCGTGCTGCGGCGCTCCGAGCCGCTTTACGCCGTCAATGTGCAGGGCGAGACGCAGGCTCCTGACGGCATGCGCCTGGAACGCAGCCGCTCGTTCGTGGTGGGCGCGGCGGCTGAGCTGCCTTCGCCCGAGCAATATCGCGCGGCCGCCGAGCAGGTGGTCGCGCAGCTCGCCGAGCTGCGCAAGGCCCCGCTGGTTGACGACGAGTATCACGGGCCGGTGCTGTTCTCCAGCGACGCCGCCGGCAACGTCTTTGCGCGGCTCATCGCGCCCTCGGTCGCCGGACGCAAGCCCGGTCCCGGGACGACCTCGCGGACGCTCGGCGAATACGCCTCCAGCTACAAGTCGCGCGTGCTGCCCGACTTCATTTCGCTGGTGGATGACCCCACGGTTTCCGTTTTCGGTGGCCGCACCCTGCTGGGCAGCTATCAATACGACGACGAGGGGGTGAAAGCGCGCGCGGTCAACGTGGTCCAGAAGGGCGAGCTGGTCAGCTACCTGCTCGGCCGCCAGCCCATCCGCGATTTTCCCAGCTCCAATGGACACGGCCGCGGCCCGGGCATGATGGCGCCCATGCCGCACGTGGGGAACCTGTTCGTGAACGTTTCCACCCCGCAGACGTTCGCCGCCATGCGGCAAAAACTGATTGATATTTGCCGTGATCGTGGATTGCCTTATGGCTATTACGTGAAAGCGCTGGGCGGCGCCGGGCTGGGCCTGGCGCCCGGAATTCTCTACCGCGTGTGGGTGAACGACGGACGCGAGGAGCTGGTGCGCGGCGCCGAGTTCAGCCAGCTCGACGCCCGCGCGCTGCGCAACGACCTGATCGCCGCCGGCGACGATCCGAAAGTGGACAACCACGCCGAAGTGGTGAACTACTCAGTGATCGCGCCGTCCATCCTCATGGGCGAGCTGGTCATCAAGCCCAGCGCTCAGGCCAAAGACAAGCTGCCGCAGTATCCCGCCCCGGGAACCAAGGTCGCGCTCCAGGCGCCCGGGACGACATCGCCGGGCGGCGCGGCGCAGCACCCGTAAGACCCGGACCGCAGAGGACGGGGAGCGCTCTGGATTGTCTTTTCCTCTGCGTCCCGTGCGTCCTCGGCCGCTAGCCTTCGGGCCTCGCGCCGGCCAGCAGAAATTTACCGTCCTCCGACTTCGCGCGGAGCTCCACTCTGAACCCGCCATCTTCAATGAGCCGAAAAAACGCCGTTTCGTCGTATTTCACTGAGCCCGACATGCGCAGGAGCTCGCCCTTTTTCAGCCCCAGCTCCCGCCCGGCCACGTTCAGGCGCAAGTCCCGCGCGGGCACGAAGTACTTCACCACCTCGTGCAAGCCTTCGCCGGCCCGCGCGCTGCTCAGCTCGAACACCAGCTTGCCGTCGCGTCCCTCTTCCAGCCCGAGCCCGGCGAGCGGCGAAAAGGCAAAGCGACGGTTCACGGGATGGTCGTAGCCGCGCAGGGTTTCTTCACCCGCGAAAACCTCGCCATCGAAGATCGTTCTATCGCCGGGACGCATTACCTTCTGCAACCGCGCCGGAAAGCCGGTCGGATCGAAGGCGCCCAGCGTGTTGCCCAGCACCGCAAAGATTGCGCCGCCATTGCCGGCGGCGATTCGGGCAAGGGAAGCGAGCTGTGCGGCGCTGGTGACGTCGAACTTCACCCCTTCGGCGCCGCATCCGGCAGCGAGCGCGCGGCGGCACGCCATCTCCAGCAGCGACTCGCTGAAGTCGGCGGCGACGTAACGCAAGCGGCGCCCTTTGTGCGCGAATCCGCGGAGCAGGGCTTCATCTTTGCTGCCGTCGCCGCAGCCCACGCCGCAGAGAACGCGGGCATCCGGCCACAAGTCCGCGAGCCGCGCGGCGTTGGCCGTGAGCACCTGCAATGCGCGGTCCGCGTTGCGGTAAGCCGGCGCCGAACCCAGGTCCACCCAGGCCTGCACCGAGAGCGGCAGCCAGTAGAAGAACTTCTCGTCGAGATACCGCTGCTCGATGGCGGCGGCAAAGTCGCGCGCTATCTCGGCCTCGGTGAGCATCACGCGGACCGGAAAGTCCTGATCGGCAGATTGCCATGAAGACGTCATGCAGCGGGTCGCAATTATTTTTCAGCGGTATTGTCGCATGGTGCTCTTTTGAGGCCGGCTTGCACGCAACGCGCGCCGCAGGCGTACAATCCAAGTCTTTAGGGACTGGGTGCGCAGGGCAACTGCCACCTGCCCGAAAGGAGAAAGCATGAAGGTTGTCGAAATCAGTGACGTGGCCCCGGCCTGCCACAACTTCAAACTGGTGGAGACGGCGGAGGTCGCTCCCACTTGTCACAGCCATTTCAAGCTCGTGGAGACTTCCGAAACAGCCCCCACGTGCCACTAACTTCCTGCTGACCTTGCACCCAGACCTCCGCGGCGGCCACCATGGAGTGTCCCGCGGAGGTCAGTTTTTCTGTGCAGGGGCGGCTGCACTGATGTTTGCGGCGGTTGGTCCATGACGAATGACCCGCGCGCGCTGCCGGAAGGACGCCTGGCGGTCGGCGCTTTCTACAATCCGCATCTCGCTTCGGCATTGCTCGAGGCGCGTGACGAGATTGACCACCTCGCCATGGCCGATCCGCCCGCCGCCAACGACG
It includes:
- the mgtE gene encoding magnesium transporter, with product MRETLIENLREALGHRGRSLDPAAIGKLVGGLHPSDVAVVLDELTLPEAEQVFRLLDNACAAEALTHAAPATCEYLLRTSPPARVVALLNRLPADEAAEIVSEAGDEGRQLLALMPNGNARDVRQLLDYPEQTAGRLMSTRFAAVPLGISAGRALDYVRASAATAETIAAVYVLDGADRLAGVFSIRDLLRARPEQPIAEIMTRDVVAVHPETDQQEVAQIISRYDLPAVPVTDAQERPLGIVTVDDVLDVVAEEFNEDIASLIGADAAEMDRRTPAQVARLRLPWLLGTMLIELGAGGIIAQFDNVLRQVILLASFMPVISAVSGNVGLQAATMVVRGLDTGHVTLANWAKAVRRELATALAIALVAGGALAAVAVLWSRRIPFGFVVGAAMMCSIITAGLMGTVIPMLSKRFGFDPATTAGPFETAFQDVIGFSVFLGMATWLSRFLA
- a CDS encoding metallopeptidase TldD-related protein — protein: MKKSASFAALVLCLFCLPSQFSARGAAARVAAAVDSSGPAPVLLNVMEQELKRAMGALSKADPAPYYLSYAATDKNNITIVGSHGALMSTTVRHTRMVDVSVRVAGPELDNTHGESRGSGIANALLPLNDDPDAIARVLWQTTDKEYKTAARAYLQVKTNTAVRAQEEDTSADFSREQPESRVAAVRPPPRIDVGAWEQKLRKFSAVFRAHPDVYGSSVTLVVDDTARYFVSSEGSRIVSHRPSARLIAVAETRANDGMELLRSENFDDATLDRLPSDAEVMARIEKMAGDLEKLRVAPVVEPYNGPALLSGRAAAVFFHEVLGHRVEGHRQRGIQEGQTFTKKLNQQVLPAFLSVVDDPTVQQLNGVDLSGSYDYDEEGVRARKVEVVRDGVLKDFLLSRLPIHGFENSNGHGRGEAGMMPVGRQGNLIVSSTQTLSDSQLRARFIEELKKQNKPYGLYFEDIAGGFTLTTRQLPQAFQILPLMVWRVYADGRPDELVRGVDIVGTPLAALTRIIAAGDKQQVFNGVCGAESGAVPVAAVAPALLFSEIEVQKRRQTQDRPPILPAPGAPVKKAGARDAAPTAPSAPGKGGRP
- a CDS encoding L-histidine N(alpha)-methyltransferase, with the protein product MTSSWQSADQDFPVRVMLTEAEIARDFAAAIEQRYLDEKFFYWLPLSVQAWVDLGSAPAYRNADRALQVLTANAARLADLWPDARVLCGVGCGDGSKDEALLRGFAHKGRRLRYVAADFSESLLEMACRRALAAGCGAEGVKFDVTSAAQLASLARIAAGNGGAIFAVLGNTLGAFDPTGFPARLQKVMRPGDRTIFDGEVFAGEETLRGYDHPVNRRFAFSPLAGLGLEEGRDGKLVFELSSARAGEGLHEVVKYFVPARDLRLNVAGRELGLKKGELLRMSGSVKYDETAFFRLIEDGGFRVELRAKSEDGKFLLAGARPEG
- a CDS encoding metallopeptidase TldD-related protein is translated as MTRACQAAIRGALLICLLSPAAPLLAQKATAKSADQKPPAAAPAPVPAADPVLEAMQAELARSRDQLQLEQMQRPYYIEYVVTDLDLYTAEAAFGAVRVEQRQRARLLRAVVRIGDYKQDSYFGAGQGSIDLMPIDGDVQALRHQLWLATDKAYKMAIEAFTRKQAALKQFESATTPSDDFSHEEPAFYEAPVQKLDFDAAKWRGLLESATALYRSDPDVQLLVAHAMFREQTRYLVNSEGTVLRRSEPLYAVNVQGETQAPDGMRLERSRSFVVGAAAELPSPEQYRAAAEQVVAQLAELRKAPLVDDEYHGPVLFSSDAAGNVFARLIAPSVAGRKPGPGTTSRTLGEYASSYKSRVLPDFISLVDDPTVSVFGGRTLLGSYQYDDEGVKARAVNVVQKGELVSYLLGRQPIRDFPSSNGHGRGPGMMAPMPHVGNLFVNVSTPQTFAAMRQKLIDICRDRGLPYGYYVKALGGAGLGLAPGILYRVWVNDGREELVRGAEFSQLDARALRNDLIAAGDDPKVDNHAEVVNYSVIAPSILMGELVIKPSAQAKDKLPQYPAPGTKVALQAPGTTSPGGAAQHP
- a CDS encoding nuclease, producing MRPNLVRRLLALLLCAAVLLPLEFLFSWGNEGHLLISGVAARHVPKSMPLFFRTASARARIEYLGPEPDRWRFNTEPELKQSQEPDHYLNLETIAGIPLPPGRYDFYRKLEEKRAAAVAAGAKPAEVEALLPEHVGLQPYIAMEIYGRLKVAFREYRRLRREKKPTLPAEQNAVFYAGWLGHYVADASQPLHATVHYNGWTGPNPNGYTTDKKTHWNFEGQFVQNHLKDLQNIGDRLKPPVKLQHPFDDYMAYIRESNGQVKRLYQLEKTGAFKDAGTPEGVEFVRARMAAGAQMLLNLWYTAWLESAVEPPNPFAEPARPAAPGQKARASGAKPVSKGAGTASGKAGPKTPAPMKPENPGPPPK